A genome region from Platichthys flesus chromosome 12, fPlaFle2.1, whole genome shotgun sequence includes the following:
- the LOC133966211 gene encoding LOW QUALITY PROTEIN: free fatty acid receptor 4-like (The sequence of the model RefSeq protein was modified relative to this genomic sequence to represent the inferred CDS: inserted 2 bases in 1 codon) codes for MDRDPHPHLLHLRNFTYFSFFSELHHSDHAAVETEAISMVLLVSVAANTGAAALVTWERRLLANKTILTLNWSVADLLFVSMIPLIVAMRLTVSWMLGFTACHTMLFVICMSGSVTITTLASISVERVQAILRMQTATTLIPWMLTATLIFIWAFSALTALPQSLFFTVVEVDYPEQEICTLKWPDSTAEIVWNISFTTLCFLLPGLXIVVSYSKILQNSKSCKRRLQTRDSPLPEYHISHQDMKLFRTLLVLVFSFLLMWSPIFINTFLILARNFLGHLHVSSTVFFWVMTFTQANSALNSILYLLCQFRNGWHKLCCGSAVVPLRRDT; via the exons ATGGATAGAGACCCTCACCCTCACCTACTCCACTTGAGAAACTTCActtatttttccttcttctctgaGTTGCACCACTCTGACCATGCTGCTGTCGAGACTGAGGCCATCTCCATGGTGCTCCTGGTGTCCGTGGCAGCAAACACGGGAGCTGCAGCCTTGGTAACCTGGGAACGCAGACTGCTGGCCAACAAGACCATCCTGACCCTCAACTGGTCTGTGGCCGACCTGCTGTTTGTCAGCATGATCCCATTGATAGTGGCAATGCGTTTGACCGTGTCCTGGATGCTGGGGTTTACGGCCTGTCACACCATGCTGTTTGTCATCTGTATGAGCGGCTCCGTCACCATCACCACCCTGGCCTCCATCAGCGTGGAGAGGGTCCAGGCGATCCTTCGGATGCAGACTGCGACCACTCTGATCCCCTGGATGTTGACCgccaccctcatcttcatctggGCTTTCTCTGCACTCACTGCTCTACCTCAAAGCCTCTTCTTCACTGTGGTGGAAGTGGATTATCCTGAGCAG GAAATCTGTACTCTCAAGTGGCCTGACTCCACTGCAGAGATTGTGTGGAATATATCCTTCACCACCCTGTGCTTCCTTCTCCCAGGACT TATTGTGGTCAGTTACAGCAAAATATTGCAG AATTCTAAAAGTTGCAAGCGAAGACTCCAAACCCGAGATAGTCCCCTCCCAGAGTACCACATCTCCCACCAGGATATGAAGCTCTTCCGCACTCTCCTGGTCCTCGTCTTCTCCTTCCTACTCATGTGGAGTCCCATCTTCATCAACACCTTCCTCATCCTGGCCAGAAATTTCCTCGGTCACCTGCACGTCTCCTCGACCGTGTTCTTCTGGGTGATGACGTTCACACAGGCCAACTCAGCTCTCAATTCTATTCTCTACTTGTTGTGCCAGTTCAGGAACGGCTGGCATAAGCTCTGCTGTGGTTCTGCCGTGGTGCCACTGCGGAGAGACACTTAA
- the LOC133966354 gene encoding cone cGMP-specific 3',5'-cyclic phosphodiesterase subunit alpha'-like yields the protein MADKDTVEKFLDNNPEFAKGYYEKKVQADVITAAFNNQVQVKDPSSYKDVTTIQEAEFIFELIKEMHSPNQMEKALHKVLQRIALLIQADRCSFFASRARNGTPELSTVLFDVTHNSAFEKNFVNPNVEIVFPTDMGIVGWTAHSKKPQNVADVKKNSHFSDFVDKQTKYTTKCMITAPVMNGKDPIGVIMALNKQGAAEFSKSDQELFTKYMNFASVVILQAHSAYMWDVESRRSQVLLWSASKVFEELTDIERQFHKALYTVRIYIKCERYSVGLLDMTKDKEFYDEWAIKLGEQEAYKGPKTPDGREINFYKIIDYLLEDKEEIKVIPGPPADHWALVSGLPSYVAENGMICNMMNVANDEYFAFQKVAVDESGWTIKNVLSLPIVNKKEEIVGVATFFNRKDGKPFDENDEQITEALTQFLGWSTLNSDTYDKLNRSEWGKDISQEMLMYQTKATPENVQTILNTQDKFGSTPEDCDQKEMYKLLRSTIPEANVVDLREFRFSDFPLSEIELIKCGIRCFFELGVVEKFKVPAEILTRWMYTVRKGYRDITYHNWRHGFNVGQTMFALLLTGKLKKYYSDLEAFAMVAAGFCHDIDHRGTNNLYQTKSLSPLAKLHSSSIMERHHLEYSKTLMEDENLNIFQNLQKRQFETVQHLFEVCIIATDLALYFKKRTMFQKIVECIEGIPEEKEKISHVSNNATRKEIIMAMMMTACDLSAITKPWEVQSKVALMVASEFWEQGDLERTVLDQQPIPMMDRDHAAELPKMQCGFIDFVCSFVYKEFSRFHPEITPMFDGLNVNRGQWRALADVHEAKIKAIEDEKKKLEGGGAEAQDAGKSKTCAIC from the exons ATGGCTGACAAAGACACTGTGGAGAAGTTCCTCGACAACAATCCGGAGTTTGCGAAGGGGTACTACGAAAAGAAAGTCCAGGCAGACGTGATCACTGCTGCTTTCAACAACCAGGTGCAGGTCAAAGACCCGTCCTCTTACAAGGATGTCACCACCATCCAGGAGGCCGAGTTCATATTCGAGCTCATAAAGGAGATGCACAGCCCCAACCAGATGGAGAAAGCCCTGCATAAAGTCCTCCAGAGGATTGCTCTGCTGATCCAAGCCGACCGCTGCAGCTTCTTTGCCAGCAGGGCTCGCAACGGAACCCCTGAGCTGAGCACGGTCCTCTTCGATGTGACGCACAATTCTGCGTTTGAGAAGAATTTCGTGAACCCCAACGTAGAGATTGTTTTCCCCACCGACATGGGAATTGTCGGGTGGACGGCGCACTCCAAGAAGCCCCAGAATGTTGCTGACGTAAAGAAG AACTCTCATTTCAGTGACTTTGTGGACAAACAGACCAAATACACCACAAAGTGCATGATCACTGCTCCCGTCATGAACGGAAAGGATCCCATCGGTGTCATCATGGCTCTCAACAAACAAGGAGCCGCCGAGTTCTCCAAGAGTGATCAGGAG CTCTTCACAAAATACATGAACTTTGCCTCCGTGGTCATTCTCCAAGCACACAGTGCTTACATGTGGGATGTAGAGTCCAGGAGGAGCCAG GTGCTGCTGTGGTCCGCCAGCAAAGTGTTTGAGGAGTTGACAGACATTGAGAGGCAGTTTCACAAAGCCCTGTACACAGTGAGGATCTATATCAAGTGTGAGAGATACTCTGTGGGACTGCTGGACATGACCAAAGACAAG GAATTCTACGACGAGTGGGCAATCAAACTTGGAGAGCAGGAGGCATACAAGGGCCCCAAGACCCCTGATGGCAGA GAGATCAATTTCTACAAGATTATCGACTACTTGCtggaagacaaagaggagatTAAAGTTATCCC TGGCCCTCCTGCAGACCACTGGGCTCTGGTCAGCGGACTCCCATCCTATGTGGCTGAGAATGGAATG ATCTGCAACATGATGAACGTCGCTAATGACGAATACTTCGCATTTCAG AAAGTAGCGGTGGATGAGTCTGGGTGGACGATCAAGAATGTCCTCTCGCTCCCTATCGTcaacaaaaaggaagaaattgTTGGTGTTGCAACTTTCTTCAACAGGAAAGATGGAAAACCATTCGATGAGAATGATGAACAAATTACAGAG GCTCTGACCCAGTTCCTGGGCTGGTCCACTCTGAACAGCGACACGTACGACAAACTGAACAGGTCTGAGTGGGGTAAAGATATTTCCCAGGAGATGCTCATGTACCAGACAAAGGCCACACCGGAGAACGTGCAGACCATTCTG AACACTCAGGATAAGTTTGGCTCCACACCTGAGGACTGCGACCAGAAGGAGATGTACAAACTTCTG CGATCCACCATCCCTGAAGCCAACGTCGTGGACCTGCGTGAGTTCCGGTTCAGTGACTTCCCCCTGTCGGAGATAGAACTCATCAAGTGTGGAATCCGCTGCTTCTTTGAGCTGGGCGTGGTCGAGAAGTTCAAAGTCCCAGCTGAG ATCCTGACCCGTTGGATGTACACCGTTCGCAAGGGATACCGCGATATCACCTACCACAACTGGAGGCACGGCTTCAATGTGGGACAAACCATGTTCGCGCTGCTGCTA ACAGGTAAACTGAAGAAGTACTACTCGGATCTGGAGGCCTTTGCCATGGTTGCTGCTGGATTCTGCCACGATATTGACCACAGAGGAACCAACAATCTCTACCAGACAAA GAGCTTATCCCCGCTGGCAAAGCTGCACAGCAGCTCAATTATGGAGCGGCATCATCTGGAGTACAGTAAGACTTTGATGGAGGATGAG AACCTGAATATCTTCCAAAACCTCCAGAAGCGTCAGTTTGAAACCGTGCAGCATCTGTTTGAAGTTTGCATTATTGCCACTGATCTCGCACTTTATTTCAA GAAGAGAACCATGTTCCAGAAAATCGTGGAATGCATTGAGGGGATtccagaggagaaagagaagatcaGCCACGTCTCCAACAATGCAACCAGGAAGGAGATTATAAT GGCAATGATGATGACAGCTTGTGACCTGTCAGCCATTACAAAGCCATGGGAGGTTCAGAGCAAG GTCGCTCTGATGGTGGCGTCAGAATTCTGGGAGCAGGGAGACCTCGAGAGGACAGTTCTCGACCAGCAGCCTATT CCCATGATGGACAGAGACCATGCTGCCGAGCTTCCCAAGATGCAGTGTGGTTTCATCGATTTTGTCTGCTCCTTCGTGTACAAG GAGTTCTCTCGCTTCCACCCAGAGATCACACCCATGTTTGACGGGCTGAATGTAAACAGGGGCCAGTGGAGAGCTCTCGCCGACGTCCACGAAGCCAAGATAAAGGCCATCgaagatgagaagaagaagctggagggcGGAGGCGCTGAAG CTCAAGATGCTGGGAAGTCAAAGACATGTGCGATCTGCTAG
- the LOC133966142 gene encoding leucine-rich glioma-inactivated protein 1-like, producing the protein MENTRRMRRRSPLLGALVLACVLLVAESKKPKQPRCPSSCTCTKDNALCESAGLIPRSFPLDVISLSFVKSEYTEIPKESFIHTPALHLLLFTANNLEAINEDAFLGLPHLEYLFIENNQIKSISPHAFRGLKTLVHLSLAYNNLETLPKDLFEGLEALTKVDLRGNQFTCDCKLKWLVEWIHSTNATVDQIYCKGPASQLDQKINDLVSQSFDCITTEFASYQSLKFESISVEAFSFGNDQYVVFAQPFIGKCSFLEWDHVEMVFRNYDDIDSTSTVICKPLVIDNQLFVIVAQLFGGSHIYKRDISANKFIKLQGIDILRIRKPNDVETFRIDGETFFVIADSSKAGSTTIYKWNGNGFYSHQSLHPWYRDTDVEFMEISSKPHLILSSSSQRPVIYQWNKSTKLFERRTDIPEMEDVYAVKHFQVKADLFICLTRFIGDSKVMRWDGALFRELQTMPSRGSMVFQPFAVGSWQYAILGSDYSFTQVYRWDVKKGTFVHFQELNIQAPRAFSPVSIDNRQFLLASSFKGKTQIYEHLVIDLSN; encoded by the exons ATGGAAAACACTCGCAGGATGCGTAGGAGATCGCCCCTGCTCGGTGCACTGGTGCTGGCGTGTGTTTTGCTCGTGGCGGAGAGTAAGAAACCCAAACAGCCGCGCTGCCCCTCATCATGCACATGCACCAAAGATAACGCGCTGTGCGAGAGCGCAGGGCTGATCCCTCGCAGCTTCCCCCTGGACGTCATATCTCT ATCGTTCGTCAAGTCTGAATACACCGAGATCCCGAAGGAGAGCTTCATACACACGCCTGCCCTGCACCTCCT CCTCTTTACAGCCAACAACCTGGAAGCTATAAACGAGGACGCCTTCCTCGGCCTCCCTCATCTGGAGTATCT GTTCATCGAAAACAACCAGATCAAGTCGATATCGCCACACGCTTTCCGGGGACTGAAAACCTTGGTGCACCT gagtcTGGCCTACAACAATCTGGAGACTCTGCCTAAGGATTTGTTCGAGGGTCTTGAGGCCTTGACAAAAGT AGACCTGCGGGGAAACCAGTTCACCTGTGACTGTAAGCTCAAGTGGCTGGTGGAGTGGATTCACAGCACCAACGCCACCGTGGATCAGATCTACTGCAAAGGCCCGGCCTCACAGCTGGACCAGAAGATCAACGATCTGGTGTCGCAGTCGTTCGACTGCATCACCACCG AGTTTGCCTCGTACCAGTCCCTGAAGTTCGAGTCCATATCGGTGGAGGCCTTTTCCTTTGGGAACGATCAGTATGTGGTGTTTGCTCAGCCCTTTATTGGGAAATGCAGCTTCCTGGAGTGGGACCATGTGGAGATGGTCTTCAGGAACTACGATGACATTGACA GCACCTCCACAGTGATCTGCAAACCTCTGGTTATCGACAACCAGCTGTTCGTCATCGTGGCTCAGCTCTTCGGTGGCTCACACATCTACAAACGAGACATCTCCGCCAACAAGTTCATCAAGCTCCAAGGCATCGACATCCTCAGAATCCGCAAACCGAACGACGTTGAGACTTTCCGCATCGACGGGGAAACCTTCTTCGTCATCGCGGACAGCTCCAAGGCCGGTTCCACCACCATCTACAAGTGGAACGGCAACGGCTTCTACTCGCACCAGTCGCTCCATCCGTGGTACCGGGACACCGACGTGGAGTTCATGGAGATCTCCTCCAAACCTCACCTGATCCTGTCCAGCAGCTCCCAGAGGCCCGTCATCTACCAGTGGAACAAAAGCACCAAGCTGTTTGAGCGGCGCACGGACATCCCGGAGATGGAGGACGTCTACGCCGTGAAGCACTTCCAGGTCAAGGCCGACCTCTTCATCTGCCTGACACGCTTCATCGGCGACTCCAAGGTCATGCGCTGGGACGGGGCCCTCTTCCGTGAGCTGCAGACCATGCCCTCCCGCGGCTCCATGGTGTTCCAGCCCTTCGCCGTGGGCAGCTGGCAGTACGCCATCCTGGGCAGTGATTACTCGTTCACGCAGGTGTACCGCTGGGACGTGAAGAAGGGCACGTTTGTCCACTTCCAGGAGCTGAACATCCAGGCGCCCAGAGCCTTCTCTCCAGTCTCCATAGACAACCGGCAGTTCCTGCTGGCCTCCAGTTTCAAAGGGAAAACTCAGATCTACGAGCACCTGGTTATTGATCTGAGCAATTga